The proteins below come from a single Armatimonadota bacterium genomic window:
- a CDS encoding cytochrome c3 family protein has product MAVTALVLIVVFLLARTVLVPPSFGQTGFYRSDSVQEHASKPLTHAGKEACKTCHEDKFASPHVVAGVACESCHGPAEAHVQDFEKMKPAKPTSRAFCGVCHQKMAGRPASLPQQDLATHNPTEKCITCHTMHPAQEVK; this is encoded by the coding sequence TTGGCTGTTACCGCACTCGTACTGATCGTCGTCTTTTTGTTGGCGCGGACCGTGCTCGTGCCCCCATCATTCGGCCAAACCGGATTCTACCGCTCCGATTCCGTCCAGGAACACGCCTCCAAGCCCCTTACTCACGCGGGCAAAGAAGCGTGCAAGACTTGCCATGAGGACAAGTTCGCTTCGCCGCACGTTGTTGCGGGCGTCGCTTGCGAGTCTTGCCACGGACCTGCCGAAGCCCACGTTCAGGATTTCGAGAAGATGAAGCCGGCGAAGCCCACGAGCCGGGCGTTTTGCGGCGTTTGCCACCAGAAGATGGCCGGGCGCCCGGCGTCGTTGCCCCAACAAGACCTGGCGACCCACAACCCGACCGAAAAGTGCATCACGTGTCACACGATGCACCCGGCGCAGGAGGTGAAGTGA
- a CDS encoding NapC/NirT family cytochrome c yields the protein MKRKLPRAFYNTTTMFGITVAGISLGLIFFLMAIDSFAKNQNPYVGLIAFTGIPPFFVLGLFIAILGVMKTHKKLKKATDPDRLPTVDFNNPRHRRAVATILYGGVFFFAISAFGSYQAYEYTESVEFCGTTCHVIMKPEYTAYQNSPHAMVPCVKCHIGPGAGWYVKSKLSGAYQVYSTIFHKYKTPIETPIANLRPAKDTCEQCHWPKQFYSQKLRDRTYYLSDDANSAHNLQMSWKIGGDERGASQGIHAHMYLDHEVRYIASDRQRQVIPYVEMTDGQGNVTVYRSTEEKITDAQIKSGEKRLVDCIDCHNRPSHQYKHPEETVNLAMGQGWVSPKLPGIKRIAVEALEGKYKTEAEGKAGIAAAVRNAYKEANPGVLTSMSKELDTAIKELQRIYGLNYFPEMGVSWKAFPNNLDHIHSAGCFRCHDGKHVSDKGKVITKDCNSCHTIISQPGPNGKPSVSATGQEFRHPGDVGDMWKDMLCKDCHGVQK from the coding sequence ATGAAGAGAAAACTCCCGCGCGCATTTTATAACACGACCACGATGTTCGGCATAACTGTGGCCGGCATCTCCCTTGGCCTGATTTTCTTCCTGATGGCCATCGATTCGTTCGCCAAGAATCAGAACCCTTATGTGGGCCTGATCGCGTTCACGGGGATTCCGCCGTTCTTCGTGTTGGGACTCTTCATCGCCATTCTGGGCGTCATGAAGACCCACAAGAAGCTTAAGAAGGCCACAGACCCGGATCGGCTTCCCACGGTGGACTTCAACAACCCGCGGCACCGACGTGCGGTGGCCACGATCCTCTATGGCGGGGTGTTCTTCTTCGCGATCTCGGCGTTTGGCTCCTATCAGGCTTACGAGTACACGGAGTCTGTGGAGTTCTGTGGAACCACGTGCCATGTCATCATGAAGCCGGAATATACGGCCTACCAGAACTCGCCCCACGCGATGGTGCCGTGCGTCAAGTGCCACATCGGCCCGGGAGCGGGATGGTACGTCAAATCCAAGCTCTCCGGCGCATATCAGGTGTATTCGACGATCTTCCACAAGTACAAGACTCCGATCGAAACCCCGATTGCGAACCTGCGCCCCGCCAAGGACACCTGCGAGCAGTGCCATTGGCCCAAGCAGTTCTATAGCCAGAAGCTGAGGGACCGGACCTATTACCTCTCCGATGACGCCAACTCGGCTCACAACCTTCAGATGTCCTGGAAGATCGGCGGCGACGAGCGCGGGGCATCGCAGGGAATCCACGCGCACATGTACCTCGACCACGAAGTGCGCTATATCGCATCGGACCGCCAGCGCCAGGTCATCCCGTATGTGGAGATGACCGACGGGCAGGGCAATGTCACTGTTTATCGAAGCACCGAGGAGAAGATCACCGATGCCCAGATCAAAAGCGGCGAGAAGCGCCTCGTGGACTGCATCGACTGCCACAACCGGCCATCGCACCAGTACAAGCATCCTGAAGAGACCGTGAATCTGGCGATGGGGCAAGGGTGGGTCAGCCCCAAGCTGCCTGGAATCAAGCGAATTGCGGTCGAGGCCCTGGAGGGTAAATACAAGACCGAGGCCGAGGGGAAGGCGGGCATAGCTGCTGCTGTCCGCAATGCCTACAAAGAAGCGAACCCGGGGGTGCTGACCTCAATGTCCAAGGAACTCGACACCGCCATCAAGGAGCTTCAGAGAATCTATGGATTGAACTACTTCCCTGAGATGGGGGTGAGTTGGAAGGCATTTCCGAACAACCTGGACCACATCCATTCTGCGGGATGCTTCCGGTGTCATGACGGAAAGCACGTGAGCGACAAGGGCAAGGTGATCACGAAGGACTGCAACTCCTGCCACACGATCATCTCCCAGCCTGGGCCGAACGGGAAGCCATCGGTTTCTGCGACCGGGCAGGAATTCCGGCATCCGGGCGATGTCGGGGACATGTGGAAGGACATGCTGTGCAAAGACTGCCACGGCGTTCAGAAATAG
- a CDS encoding cytochrome b/b6 domain-containing protein, with product MKTIRRILGQMTFRRRRPQTQAASGPGRKRLRDFALFTSIAGISAVIMVGSPAYSQQGLPQNRGAFRIEGHEVAVCLQCHGGLGFVVREGSGRVRSLYVDGKSLAHSVHKDLTCQDCHMGIDQVPHDRAKIETPTCGMCHPDEAEQYEKSAHQPESAVDLDRPSCLYCHGGNSHSVQSPKAYTRKEELAICTRCHSNTSLMTKHNVDTDAVKSYNESFHGKAVRFGSKEAAICTDCHPPHQVLSKTDAASSIHPANSQKTCAKCHEGAVAKFAQSGVTHLAIKAKESAVLRGEVMLFTILTYGVLGLLIISIILDVRAGVKHQFRRFKANLKEDILRGDAERETAEEKVYLWFTPFQRFQHWTFASSFILLALTGLPLKYYDDPRMQSLYEALGGIGLARTLHRVGALVMIAAGTMHFIYLLWSWKKIGFSIRKISMLPNKQDWHDLVETFRFYFGKRGSVPTYGKYSFRAKFGYFAVFWGLPIMMLSGLCLWFPVQASKVLPEQGVSMAYLAHADEAILAIGAIFIWHLYTTIFSPLYLPLGRKMFFGTVTKEEAEFEHGRHELE from the coding sequence ATGAAGACCATACGACGCATCCTTGGGCAAATGACGTTCAGGCGGCGAAGGCCACAGACTCAAGCGGCGAGCGGGCCGGGCCGCAAGCGGCTTAGGGATTTCGCTCTGTTCACCTCCATCGCCGGGATTTCCGCCGTTATCATGGTTGGGAGCCCGGCCTACTCCCAGCAAGGCCTTCCACAGAACCGGGGAGCCTTCAGAATCGAAGGGCACGAGGTGGCGGTTTGCCTGCAGTGCCACGGTGGCCTGGGCTTTGTGGTCCGAGAGGGCTCGGGAAGAGTTCGATCACTCTATGTCGATGGGAAGTCTCTGGCGCACAGTGTTCACAAGGACCTGACCTGCCAGGACTGCCACATGGGGATCGACCAGGTCCCGCATGACAGAGCCAAGATCGAGACTCCCACGTGTGGCATGTGCCATCCCGATGAGGCCGAGCAGTACGAAAAGAGCGCCCACCAGCCGGAATCTGCCGTGGACCTCGACCGCCCCTCTTGCCTTTACTGCCACGGTGGCAACTCGCACTCGGTTCAGTCGCCCAAGGCCTACACGCGAAAGGAAGAGCTGGCGATCTGCACAAGGTGCCACAGCAATACGTCTCTGATGACCAAGCACAACGTCGACACCGACGCGGTGAAGTCGTACAACGAGAGCTTCCATGGCAAGGCCGTCCGCTTCGGCTCGAAGGAAGCCGCAATCTGCACGGACTGCCACCCGCCACACCAAGTGCTGTCAAAAACGGACGCGGCCTCCAGCATTCATCCGGCAAACTCGCAGAAGACCTGCGCCAAGTGCCACGAAGGCGCCGTTGCCAAGTTCGCACAGTCGGGAGTCACGCACCTGGCGATCAAGGCCAAAGAGAGCGCCGTGCTTCGGGGCGAGGTGATGCTGTTCACCATTCTCACCTACGGCGTCCTTGGGCTGCTGATCATTTCGATCATCCTGGACGTGCGCGCGGGCGTGAAGCATCAGTTCCGGCGCTTCAAGGCGAACTTAAAGGAGGACATCTTGCGGGGCGATGCAGAGAGGGAAACGGCCGAAGAAAAGGTCTATCTCTGGTTCACGCCCTTCCAACGCTTCCAGCACTGGACCTTCGCGAGCTCATTCATCCTTCTGGCGCTGACCGGTCTGCCGCTGAAGTATTACGACGATCCCCGGATGCAGTCACTCTATGAGGCGCTCGGCGGGATTGGGCTCGCCAGGACGCTCCACCGCGTCGGCGCGCTCGTGATGATCGCGGCTGGAACGATGCACTTCATCTACCTGCTCTGGAGCTGGAAGAAGATTGGGTTCTCAATCCGAAAGATCAGCATGCTGCCGAACAAGCAGGACTGGCACGACCTCGTCGAGACGTTCCGCTTTTACTTTGGCAAGCGCGGGTCAGTTCCCACTTATGGCAAGTACTCCTTCCGCGCCAAATTCGGCTACTTCGCGGTGTTCTGGGGTTTGCCGATCATGATGCTCTCTGGGCTCTGCCTGTGGTTCCCGGTACAGGCCTCTAAGGTGCTCCCGGAGCAGGGAGTTTCAATGGCCTATTTGGCGCATGCGGACGAGGCGATCCTCGCCATCGGCGCCATCTTTATCTGGCACCTGTACACGACGATATTCAGCCCGCTGTATCTGCCGCTGGGCCGAAAGATGTTCTTCGGCACGGTGACCAAAGAGGAGGCGGAGTTCGAGCACGGGAGGCACGAACTGGAGTAG
- a CDS encoding cytochrome b/b6 domain-containing protein, whose translation MKRLLARLIPILLAVSTFLVAPTLGQQDQGQAPDSSAPSAANADCLACHSAEAQAGPAVDPAELGKSPHAAFACTDCHSTITETPHTPEMLKHKASCSTCHSGQTEAFLASMHSNKDFVKGDHPTCMFCHGGGKPHAITAGSKWTRAQKVEVCTQCHEQTGIMQRYHVDAEAVSSYNDSFHGKALMRFKDPHKTAICTDCHGHHDVLSPMNPKSPTHPNNVAVTCGQAGCHPGAKANFAISGANHLRLKVKEKPLLYGVLLFFRILIFGTIAFMVTSIGLDLYKVVFRSKEPPRCGKPAATFISLSYLLLVLTIILATMSSPLSTFIAYGTLGALVVAFFLHAIRPKPPKPTVPQQMFERMNLNLRLQHFLLFLSVTTLMVTGMPLRFSQAEGAAAQLALVGGLDSARYIHRVAAIGLIVVALWHVTYLLLRWRKYGGGISTWRMLPNRKDVQDFIQVTKTYFGLSHEEPKFDHYTFRSKIDYLAEYWGVPLMILTGFILWYPMYFSTRLPEDAWPIAFIAHGYEATLAFLAVICWHLNYVLFHPNVFPFNPVAVTGKISREEMEREHAYELELLEASAGEDAAAAPSEDTTDKQP comes from the coding sequence ATGAAACGCCTATTGGCGAGGTTGATCCCCATCCTGCTCGCCGTCTCCACCTTCCTCGTTGCACCGACCCTGGGCCAACAAGACCAGGGCCAGGCGCCCGATTCATCGGCGCCTTCCGCGGCGAATGCCGACTGCCTGGCGTGCCACTCCGCAGAGGCTCAAGCAGGGCCGGCAGTGGACCCCGCCGAACTCGGCAAGTCGCCCCATGCGGCCTTTGCCTGCACCGACTGCCACAGCACGATCACGGAAACGCCCCACACGCCCGAGATGCTCAAGCATAAGGCGTCGTGCTCGACCTGCCACTCGGGACAGACCGAGGCGTTCTTGGCGAGCATGCACTCCAACAAGGACTTCGTGAAAGGCGATCATCCGACGTGCATGTTCTGTCATGGCGGCGGCAAGCCCCACGCGATCACTGCCGGTTCAAAGTGGACCCGCGCGCAGAAAGTGGAGGTCTGCACCCAGTGCCACGAGCAGACAGGCATCATGCAGCGCTACCACGTAGACGCGGAGGCCGTGTCCTCCTATAACGATAGCTTTCACGGCAAAGCGCTGATGCGGTTCAAAGACCCTCACAAAACCGCTATCTGCACCGACTGTCACGGACATCACGACGTGCTCTCGCCGATGAACCCCAAGTCGCCGACGCACCCCAACAACGTCGCCGTGACGTGCGGCCAAGCCGGGTGCCACCCCGGCGCAAAGGCGAACTTCGCCATTTCTGGGGCGAACCACCTCAGGCTCAAGGTCAAAGAGAAGCCGCTCCTCTATGGGGTGCTTCTGTTCTTCCGCATCCTCATCTTTGGGACGATCGCCTTCATGGTCACAAGCATCGGCCTCGACCTCTATAAAGTCGTGTTCCGGTCGAAGGAGCCTCCAAGGTGCGGAAAGCCCGCGGCCACCTTCATCAGCCTGAGCTATTTGCTCCTGGTCTTGACGATCATCCTGGCGACCATGAGCTCGCCGCTTTCCACGTTCATCGCATACGGCACCCTGGGCGCCCTGGTCGTCGCGTTCTTCCTTCACGCAATCCGGCCGAAACCTCCCAAGCCCACGGTGCCTCAACAGATGTTTGAGCGAATGAACCTCAACCTCCGGCTGCAGCACTTCCTCTTGTTCCTTAGCGTGACGACCCTCATGGTCACAGGCATGCCGCTTCGATTCTCCCAGGCCGAGGGCGCGGCAGCGCAACTTGCCCTGGTGGGAGGGCTCGACTCAGCACGATACATCCACCGTGTCGCCGCGATTGGCCTGATTGTCGTGGCCCTTTGGCATGTGACCTACCTGTTGCTGCGATGGCGGAAGTACGGCGGAGGCATTTCCACTTGGCGAATGCTGCCGAACCGCAAGGACGTCCAAGACTTCATCCAGGTGACCAAGACCTACTTCGGGCTTTCGCACGAGGAGCCCAAGTTCGACCATTACACTTTCAGATCGAAGATCGACTACCTGGCAGAGTATTGGGGTGTCCCGCTGATGATCCTGACTGGGTTCATCCTTTGGTATCCGATGTATTTCAGCACCCGGCTGCCGGAAGACGCTTGGCCGATCGCCTTCATCGCCCATGGTTACGAGGCGACTCTCGCATTCCTTGCGGTGATCTGCTGGCACTTGAACTATGTGCTCTTCCATCCGAACGTGTTCCCGTTCAATCCAGTCGCAGTGACCGGCAAGATCAGCCGCGAAGAGATGGAGCGGGAGCACGCATACGAACTTGAACTCCTCGAGGCTTCTGCGGGAGAGGACGCCGCAGCGGCGCCAAGCGAGGACACGACGGACAAACAACCATGA
- a CDS encoding PEP-CTERM sorting domain-containing protein (PEP-CTERM proteins occur, often in large numbers, in the proteomes of bacteria that also encode an exosortase, a predicted intramembrane cysteine proteinase. The presence of a PEP-CTERM domain at a protein's C-terminus predicts cleavage within the sorting domain, followed by covalent anchoring to some some component of the (usually Gram-negative) cell surface. Many PEP-CTERM proteins exhibit an unusual sequence composition that includes large numbers of potential glycosylation sites. Expression of one such protein has been shown restore the ability of a bacterium to form floc, a type of biofilm.): MRSFVCAVFFGALVTLVMADSNVRGMSLTPWGQNALLQPSSDASIERMKQIGVRTVALNVWWFQDGENSNTISEDFSRYSASEPSVLHAIQKIHSLGMRVLLKPMVDLRNGAWRGTINPSGAWFGGYSDFINHWAEFAASNGVEALSVGCEFNRTESWASSWRSVIAGVRSRYSGALTYSANWDAYASISWWDALDTIGIDAYFPLTNKNDPSLQELQSRWGALSSTLDSWRVGRGLSQRIEFTEVGYRSMDGANKAPWSWGNSGTVDLQEQADCYEALLSTLWDRPWWEGAYWWNWETWPSAGGVNDDGFTPQNKLAEGVVERYYGMVPEPAGALALVLGTGWMLRRRKRLG, encoded by the coding sequence ATGCGCTCTTTTGTTTGCGCCGTCTTTTTCGGCGCTTTGGTTACGTTGGTGATGGCGGACTCCAATGTCCGCGGAATGTCTTTGACGCCCTGGGGCCAGAACGCTCTGCTTCAGCCCTCGTCGGATGCCTCGATCGAGCGGATGAAGCAGATTGGCGTGCGAACGGTCGCGCTGAACGTCTGGTGGTTCCAGGACGGCGAAAACTCAAACACGATTTCGGAGGATTTCTCGCGATACAGCGCGAGCGAACCCTCCGTGCTGCATGCGATCCAGAAGATCCACTCCCTTGGGATGAGGGTGCTGCTCAAGCCCATGGTGGACCTGCGCAACGGCGCTTGGCGAGGCACGATCAATCCCAGTGGGGCTTGGTTTGGCGGCTATTCGGACTTCATCAACCACTGGGCCGAATTCGCTGCCTCGAACGGTGTCGAGGCACTCAGCGTGGGTTGCGAGTTCAACCGAACCGAGTCGTGGGCTTCGTCTTGGCGGAGCGTGATCGCAGGAGTACGCTCGCGCTATTCGGGTGCGCTCACCTATTCGGCGAATTGGGACGCCTATGCGTCGATCTCCTGGTGGGATGCGCTGGATACGATCGGCATTGACGCCTATTTCCCACTGACGAACAAGAACGACCCCTCTTTGCAGGAGCTCCAGAGCCGATGGGGCGCCTTGTCCAGCACCCTTGACTCATGGCGAGTCGGGCGTGGGCTGTCGCAGAGGATTGAGTTCACTGAGGTGGGCTATCGATCGATGGATGGGGCCAACAAGGCGCCTTGGTCCTGGGGAAATTCAGGCACAGTGGACCTTCAGGAACAGGCAGATTGCTATGAAGCGCTGCTCTCGACCCTTTGGGATAGGCCGTGGTGGGAGGGAGCGTACTGGTGGAACTGGGAGACCTGGCCGTCCGCCGGCGGGGTGAACGACGACGGCTTTACACCGCAGAACAAACTTGCGGAAGGTGTGGTCGAGCGCTACTATGGGATGGTGCCTGAGCCCGCCGGCGCCCTGGCGCTCGTGTTGGGCACAGGGTGGATGCTCCGGAGGAGGAAGAGGCTGGGTTAG
- a CDS encoding carbohydrate ABC transporter permease, whose amino-acid sequence MFALPFLWTLSTALKTPEAVFAFPPQWVPSPAKWDNFHKAWTSLPFTLFVLNTVIVTAVATLGSVLSASLVAYGFARFRFRGKGVLFVLVLSTMMLPSQVTMIPVFMIWRNLHAIDTFAPLTVPAFFGGGAFYIFLLNQFYRSIPKELDEAAKIDGAGYLRIWWSVLMPLSKPAIATICVFSILGHWDDFMGPLIYLNTPEKYTVSIGLRMFQDAMGTSTELLMAAALIHTLPMIVLFFLAQKFFVRGIVTTGLGGR is encoded by the coding sequence ATGTTCGCCCTCCCGTTCCTTTGGACCCTCTCGACCGCGCTCAAGACCCCCGAGGCCGTGTTCGCGTTCCCGCCGCAATGGGTCCCCAGCCCCGCCAAATGGGACAACTTCCATAAGGCCTGGACCAGCTTGCCCTTCACGCTTTTCGTTCTGAACACCGTCATCGTGACGGCCGTCGCGACCTTGGGCAGCGTGCTTTCGGCGTCATTGGTCGCCTATGGGTTCGCCCGGTTCCGGTTCCGTGGCAAGGGCGTGCTGTTCGTGCTAGTGCTCTCGACCATGATGCTGCCTTCGCAGGTGACGATGATCCCTGTGTTCATGATCTGGCGGAACCTCCACGCGATCGACACCTTCGCGCCGCTCACGGTGCCCGCGTTCTTCGGCGGCGGCGCGTTCTACATCTTCCTGCTCAACCAGTTCTATCGCTCGATCCCAAAGGAGCTGGACGAGGCAGCGAAAATCGACGGCGCCGGCTATCTGCGCATCTGGTGGAGCGTGCTGATGCCGCTCTCCAAGCCCGCCATCGCCACCATTTGCGTGTTCAGCATCCTAGGGCATTGGGACGATTTCATGGGGCCGCTGATCTATCTGAACACGCCAGAGAAGTACACGGTCTCGATCGGGCTGCGGATGTTCCAGGACGCGATGGGAACCTCGACCGAGCTGCTGATGGCCGCGGCTCTGATTCACACGCTGCCAATGATCGTGCTCTTCTTCCTGGCCCAGAAGTTCTTTGTTCGCGGGATCGTCACGACGGGGTTGGGGGGAAGGTAG
- a CDS encoding sugar ABC transporter permease has protein sequence MKPRRQRSGPAKLEELWGWLLISPWVLGFLIFTLGPMLESFWISLHKYDLASAEFVGVENYRRLISQDQLFWTALSNTFKFALLSVPLGVAGSLACALLLNTGVRGQRLFRTLFYLPSIVPSVASAILWLWVFNPDNGLLNIGLSKVGIAGPEWLQNEKTALLALVLMSLWGIGGARMLIFLAGLQGVSETYYEAATLDGASGWQRFRHVTWPLISPVTFFNVIVGLIGAMGVFTNAYIMTGGGPNNATLFYALYLFRNAFEYFKLGKASAMAWIMFLILLVLTLLQFRLSKKWVHYEAGEAT, from the coding sequence GTGAAACCAAGAAGGCAGAGATCAGGCCCGGCAAAGCTCGAAGAGCTTTGGGGCTGGCTGCTGATCTCACCTTGGGTGCTTGGGTTCCTGATTTTCACCCTTGGCCCGATGCTGGAGTCCTTCTGGATTTCGCTGCACAAGTACGACCTGGCCAGCGCCGAGTTCGTCGGCGTTGAAAACTACCGTCGCCTCATTTCGCAGGACCAACTCTTCTGGACCGCCCTCTCGAACACGTTCAAGTTCGCCTTGCTCTCGGTGCCGCTTGGGGTTGCAGGTTCGCTGGCGTGCGCTCTTCTGCTCAATACGGGCGTGCGAGGGCAAAGGCTGTTTCGCACCCTCTTCTACCTGCCCTCGATCGTGCCGTCGGTGGCCAGCGCGATCCTATGGCTGTGGGTGTTCAACCCGGACAACGGCCTGCTGAACATCGGCCTTTCGAAGGTCGGCATTGCCGGCCCGGAGTGGCTGCAGAATGAGAAGACAGCTCTCCTGGCGCTGGTGCTGATGTCGCTTTGGGGCATCGGCGGGGCGCGCATGCTGATCTTCCTTGCGGGGCTGCAGGGGGTCTCAGAGACCTATTACGAGGCCGCCACTTTGGATGGCGCGAGCGGTTGGCAGCGGTTTCGCCACGTCACTTGGCCCTTGATTTCACCGGTGACGTTCTTCAACGTGATTGTCGGCCTGATCGGGGCCATGGGCGTGTTCACCAACGCCTACATCATGACCGGCGGCGGACCGAACAACGCCACCCTGTTCTATGCGCTCTATCTGTTCAGAAACGCTTTCGAGTATTTCAAGCTGGGCAAGGCTTCGGCGATGGCCTGGATCATGTTCCTGATCCTGCTGGTGCTCACGCTCCTCCAATTTCGGCTCTCGAAAAAGTGGGTGCACTATGAAGCGGGGGAGGCGACTTGA